From Solwaraspora sp. WMMD1047, the proteins below share one genomic window:
- a CDS encoding (Fe-S)-binding protein, which translates to MRIALFITCVNDLVFPATGQAVVRILERLGHTVDFPVEQSCCGQLHANSGYRREAMPLVRRFVETFAGYDAVVAPSGSCVAMVRESYPRLAGTDAALAAAVAAVAPRTHELSELLVDVLGVTDVGASFPHRVTYHPTCHGLRMLRLADRPQRLLRAVRGLELVELPGADECCGFGGTFAVKNAHVSTAMLTDKCAAVRTTGADYLAAADNSCLAHLGGGLARSGDRTGRPVRALHYAEILAADGTGAPP; encoded by the coding sequence ATGCGGATCGCCCTCTTCATCACCTGCGTCAATGACCTGGTCTTCCCGGCGACCGGCCAGGCGGTGGTGCGCATCCTGGAACGGCTCGGGCACACCGTCGACTTCCCCGTCGAGCAGAGCTGCTGCGGCCAACTGCACGCCAACAGCGGCTACCGCCGGGAGGCGATGCCGCTGGTCCGCCGATTCGTCGAGACCTTCGCCGGCTACGACGCGGTGGTGGCACCGTCCGGGTCCTGCGTGGCGATGGTGCGTGAGTCGTACCCGAGGCTGGCCGGCACCGACGCAGCGCTGGCGGCCGCGGTCGCCGCCGTGGCTCCACGCACCCACGAGCTCTCCGAGCTGCTCGTCGACGTGCTCGGCGTCACCGATGTCGGGGCCAGCTTCCCGCACCGGGTCACCTACCACCCCACCTGTCACGGGCTGCGGATGCTGCGCCTGGCCGACCGGCCGCAGCGGCTGCTGCGCGCGGTACGGGGGTTGGAGCTGGTCGAGCTGCCCGGGGCCGACGAGTGCTGCGGCTTCGGCGGCACGTTCGCGGTCAAGAACGCGCACGTGTCGACCGCGATGCTCACCGACAAGTGCGCGGCGGTGCGGACCACCGGAGCCGACTACCTGGCCGCCGCGGACAACTCCTGCCTGGCCCACCTCGGCGGCGGGCTCGCCCGCTCGGGCGACCGGACCGGGCGGCCGGTGCGCGCGCTGCACTACGCCGAGATCCTGGCGGCCGACGGAACCGGAGCGCCCCCATGA
- a CDS encoding lactate utilization protein B has product MTGHRPPSPDARTGPEARSGNVTAPLPFPVAARRELGNAQLRTNLRRATHTIRDKRLRMVAEVPDWAELRRSGAAIKDDVLARLPDLLAQFEAAATAAGAQVHWARDAAEAAAVVTGLVERTGRTEVVKVKSMATQEIGLNEALAAAGITAVETDLAELIVQLADDTPSHILVPAIHYNRHQIRDIFAARMPGVDVDALTDEPAALAEAARRHLRAKFLTAKVAISGANFAVAETGSLVVVESEGNGRMCLTLPETLISVVGIEKLVPTFGDLEVFLQLLPRSSTGERMNPYTSVWTGTTPGDGPATVHIVLVDNGRTDTRADPVGRQALRCIRCSACLNVCPVYERVGGHAYGSVYPGPIGAILSPQLTGPGAGANRTLPYASTLCGACFDACPVRIDIPEVLVHLRQRGVDARRDRPSAERTAMRAASWLMRDRRRYAAALRAARRGAAPLRRVGRGGTIRRLPWPLSGWTTSRDAPLPAGESFREWWAGRSRPETNGPSHGRTVTDGSGRSRTETDGSGRSQTEADGSSRSRTETDGSGHGQG; this is encoded by the coding sequence ATGACCGGCCACCGCCCCCCATCGCCCGACGCCCGAACCGGACCCGAGGCACGCAGCGGCAACGTGACCGCGCCGCTGCCGTTCCCGGTGGCCGCCCGGCGGGAGCTCGGCAACGCGCAGCTGCGGACCAACCTGCGGCGGGCCACCCACACCATCCGCGACAAGCGGTTGCGGATGGTCGCCGAGGTGCCCGACTGGGCGGAGCTGCGCCGCTCCGGCGCGGCGATCAAGGATGACGTGCTGGCCCGACTCCCCGATCTGCTGGCACAGTTCGAGGCGGCGGCGACCGCGGCCGGCGCCCAGGTGCACTGGGCGCGGGACGCCGCCGAGGCGGCCGCGGTGGTGACCGGACTGGTCGAGCGGACCGGCCGCACCGAGGTGGTCAAGGTCAAGTCGATGGCCACCCAGGAGATCGGCCTCAACGAGGCGCTCGCCGCCGCCGGCATCACCGCCGTCGAGACCGACCTGGCCGAGCTGATCGTGCAGCTCGCCGACGACACCCCGTCGCACATCCTGGTCCCGGCGATCCACTACAACCGGCACCAGATCCGCGACATCTTCGCCGCGAGAATGCCCGGCGTCGACGTGGACGCGCTCACCGACGAACCGGCCGCGCTCGCCGAAGCCGCCCGCCGGCACCTGCGGGCGAAGTTCCTGACGGCAAAGGTCGCCATCTCCGGCGCCAACTTCGCCGTCGCCGAGACCGGCTCCCTGGTGGTGGTGGAATCCGAGGGGAACGGCCGGATGTGTCTGACCCTGCCGGAGACGCTGATCTCGGTGGTCGGCATCGAGAAGCTGGTACCCACCTTCGGCGACCTGGAGGTGTTCCTGCAGTTGCTGCCCCGCTCGTCGACCGGTGAACGGATGAACCCGTACACCTCGGTCTGGACCGGGACCACCCCGGGCGACGGACCCGCCACGGTGCACATCGTGCTGGTGGACAACGGCCGGACCGACACCCGCGCCGACCCGGTCGGCCGGCAGGCGTTGCGCTGCATCCGCTGCTCGGCCTGCCTGAACGTCTGCCCGGTCTACGAGCGGGTCGGCGGGCACGCCTACGGATCGGTCTATCCGGGGCCGATCGGGGCCATCCTCTCCCCGCAGCTGACCGGCCCCGGGGCCGGCGCCAACCGCACCCTGCCGTACGCCTCCACCCTCTGCGGCGCCTGCTTCGACGCCTGCCCGGTCCGGATCGACATCCCCGAGGTTCTCGTCCACCTGCGACAGCGCGGGGTGGATGCCCGCCGGGACCGGCCCTCGGCCGAGCGCACCGCGATGCGGGCGGCGTCCTGGCTGATGCGCGACCGCCGCCGGTACGCCGCCGCGCTGCGCGCCGCCCGCCGGGGCGCCGCCCCGCTCCGGCGGGTCGGCCGGGGCGGCACCATCCGGCGGCTACCCTGGCCGCTGTCCGGCTGGACCACCAGCCGGGACGCCCCGCTACCGGCCGGCGAATCCTTCCGCGAATGGTGGGCCGGCCGAAGCCGACCCGAGACCAACGGTCCCAGCCATGGCCGGACCGTGACCGATGGGTCCGGCCGGAGCCGGACCGAGACCGATGGGTCCGGCCGAAGCCAGACTGAAGCCGATGGGTCGAGCCGAAGCCGGACCGAGACCGATGGGTCCGGCCATGGCCAGGGCTGA
- a CDS encoding roadblock/LC7 domain-containing protein encodes MVQTPRPVANLNWLLDDLVERVPPAQQAVVLSADGLLMGNSAGLSREDAEHLSAMASGFQSLAKGASRHFQAGQVRQTVVEMDTAYLFVTAAGNGACLAVLSSADSDIGLVAYEMAMLVTRVGEFLSTPTRPPVVPADAG; translated from the coding sequence GTGGTGCAGACGCCGAGGCCGGTCGCGAACCTCAACTGGCTGCTCGACGACCTCGTCGAGCGGGTGCCGCCGGCGCAGCAGGCAGTGGTGCTCTCCGCCGACGGGCTGCTGATGGGCAACTCCGCCGGGCTGAGCCGGGAGGACGCCGAGCACCTGTCCGCGATGGCATCTGGCTTCCAGAGCCTGGCCAAGGGCGCCAGCCGGCACTTCCAGGCCGGGCAGGTCCGGCAGACGGTCGTCGAGATGGACACCGCGTACCTCTTCGTCACGGCCGCCGGCAACGGCGCCTGCCTGGCGGTGCTCAGCTCGGCCGATTCGGACATCGGCCTGGTCGCGTACGAGATGGCGATGCTCGTCACCCGGGTGGGCGAGTTCCTCTCCACGCCGACCAGACCGCCCGTTGTCCCCGCCGATGCGGGCTGA
- a CDS encoding lactonase family protein yields the protein MTDDGDIVYFGCYTQAGGGRGAGIAAARRDPASGALTPLGTVADTPSPSFLARHPELPVLYAVNEVTEGTVGAWAVGPDGKLSPLGERSTGGDSPCHVAVTPDGGHLLVTNYGSGSVAVFPLDLAGVPGDRSDLVTHDGHGVDPDRQAGPHAHQVSPDPAQGPVLAVDLGTDRVYRYDLDPVAGRLRPSGQPVRTPAGTGPRHLARHPDGQRWYLVGELSATVLVYHLDGAGGARELGRVPASSRSGHVQPSEVAVGRDGRFLYVANRGVGTIAVFALDGELPRQVAEVPTGGHWPRHFAIIGNHLYVTEERADLVTRFAIDPETGVPVPAGAPLELPSPTCVLPTADR from the coding sequence GTGACCGACGACGGGGACATCGTCTATTTCGGCTGCTACACCCAGGCCGGCGGTGGCCGGGGTGCCGGCATCGCGGCCGCCCGGCGTGATCCGGCCAGCGGCGCGCTGACCCCGCTGGGCACCGTGGCGGACACCCCGTCGCCGTCGTTTCTCGCCCGCCATCCCGAGCTGCCGGTGCTGTACGCCGTCAACGAGGTGACCGAAGGCACGGTCGGTGCCTGGGCGGTCGGCCCGGACGGGAAGCTCAGCCCGCTCGGCGAGCGGTCGACCGGTGGCGACAGCCCGTGTCACGTCGCGGTCACGCCGGACGGCGGCCACCTGCTGGTGACCAACTACGGCAGCGGCAGTGTGGCGGTGTTCCCGCTCGACCTCGCCGGGGTGCCGGGCGACCGGTCCGACCTGGTGACCCACGACGGGCACGGCGTGGACCCGGACCGGCAGGCCGGGCCGCACGCCCACCAGGTCTCGCCGGATCCGGCGCAGGGTCCGGTGCTGGCGGTCGACCTGGGCACGGACCGCGTCTACCGGTATGACCTGGACCCGGTGGCGGGCCGGTTGCGGCCATCCGGTCAGCCGGTCCGGACGCCGGCCGGCACCGGTCCCCGGCACCTGGCCCGACACCCGGACGGACAGCGCTGGTATCTGGTCGGTGAGCTCTCCGCCACCGTGCTGGTCTACCACCTCGACGGGGCCGGCGGAGCACGCGAGCTGGGTCGGGTGCCGGCCAGCTCCCGGTCCGGTCACGTGCAGCCGTCCGAGGTGGCCGTCGGGCGGGACGGCCGGTTCCTCTACGTCGCGAACCGGGGTGTCGGCACGATCGCGGTCTTCGCCCTCGACGGCGAGCTGCCCCGGCAGGTGGCGGAGGTGCCGACCGGCGGCCACTGGCCCCGACACTTCGCTATCATCGGCAACCATCTCTACGTGACGGAGGAGCGCGCCGATCTGGTCACCCGGTTCGCCATCGATCCCGAGACCGGGGTGCCGGTGCCGGCCGGGGCGCCGCTCGAACTGCCGAGCCCGACCTGCGTGCTGCCGACGGCTGACCGGTAA
- a CDS encoding VWA domain-containing protein, which translates to MALVLVVAGAWFGYQRLSEPACSGQVPLTVSAAPEIAPAVQAAAQQWVADGAAVDGVCVAVQVNEAHSVDVAAAVAGQHGVTLTGVGQASGTAVLPNVWLPDSSTWLLRLSKQASGFAPANGASVARSPVVVAMPEPVAATVGWPNKQLTWTDLLQQITKGTKLRTGIVEPTRDAAGLSGLLSLGAAAGAAGAEAQQATTAALRALATGRSALREDLMARFPRSADPGSIASSLSAASLSEVDVIKYNEQRPPISLAALYLEPAPMSLDYPYAVMPGTEPAKVSAAEGLFKVLGTPGFRNRLATSGLRAPDGTWGEGFTAPQGAPSPAGTAPASAAPNPGGTAASGLDPAAVERALSSWSVATQSGRMLAVIDISGSMLREVPTAKNATRAQVTLEAARRGLGLFDDSWAIGLWVFSTELVGNRDWREVVPIGPLSSQRGALEGALPTISPKPNGNTGLYDTALAAYLAVQKDWEPGRVNSVVLFTDGQNEDNEGLDQDQLLAELKKAADPERPVQVVIVGIGDGVSQAELEAITKVTGGGVFVTEDPAKIGDIFLQAIALRPPATR; encoded by the coding sequence ATGGCGCTTGTACTCGTAGTAGCGGGAGCCTGGTTCGGCTATCAGCGCCTCTCTGAGCCGGCCTGCAGCGGACAGGTGCCGCTCACCGTCTCCGCCGCTCCCGAGATCGCCCCGGCCGTACAGGCCGCCGCGCAGCAGTGGGTCGCCGACGGCGCCGCGGTCGACGGGGTCTGCGTCGCCGTGCAGGTGAACGAGGCGCACTCGGTCGATGTGGCGGCGGCCGTCGCCGGCCAGCACGGGGTCACGTTGACCGGCGTGGGGCAGGCCAGCGGCACCGCGGTGCTGCCCAACGTCTGGCTGCCGGACTCCTCCACCTGGCTGCTGCGGCTCAGCAAGCAGGCCTCCGGATTCGCCCCGGCGAACGGCGCCTCGGTGGCCCGCAGCCCGGTGGTGGTCGCGATGCCGGAGCCGGTGGCCGCGACCGTCGGTTGGCCCAACAAGCAACTGACCTGGACCGACCTGCTCCAGCAGATCACCAAGGGCACCAAGCTGCGGACCGGGATCGTCGAGCCGACCCGGGACGCGGCGGGCCTGTCCGGCCTGCTCTCGCTGGGCGCGGCCGCCGGTGCGGCCGGCGCGGAGGCCCAGCAGGCGACCACCGCCGCCCTGCGGGCGCTGGCCACCGGCCGGTCCGCGCTGCGGGAGGATCTGATGGCTCGGTTCCCCCGCTCGGCGGACCCTGGTTCGATCGCCTCCAGCCTCAGCGCCGCGTCGCTGTCCGAGGTCGACGTCATCAAGTACAACGAGCAGCGGCCGCCGATCTCCCTCGCCGCGCTCTACCTCGAACCCGCGCCGATGTCGCTGGACTACCCGTACGCGGTGATGCCCGGCACCGAACCGGCCAAGGTGTCGGCCGCGGAGGGCCTGTTCAAGGTGCTCGGCACCCCGGGCTTCCGCAACCGGCTGGCCACCTCCGGACTGCGTGCCCCCGACGGCACCTGGGGCGAGGGCTTCACCGCACCGCAGGGGGCGCCGAGTCCGGCCGGCACCGCCCCGGCCTCGGCCGCCCCCAACCCGGGTGGCACCGCCGCCAGCGGGCTGGACCCGGCCGCCGTCGAGCGGGCCCTGTCGAGCTGGTCGGTGGCGACCCAGTCCGGCCGGATGCTCGCCGTGATCGACATCTCCGGTTCCATGCTGCGGGAGGTGCCGACGGCCAAGAACGCCACCCGGGCGCAGGTGACGCTGGAGGCGGCCCGGCGCGGCCTCGGTCTCTTCGACGACTCCTGGGCGATCGGCCTCTGGGTCTTCTCCACCGAGCTGGTCGGCAACCGGGACTGGCGCGAGGTCGTGCCGATCGGTCCGCTGAGCAGCCAGCGCGGCGCGCTGGAGGGGGCCCTGCCGACCATCTCCCCGAAGCCCAACGGCAACACCGGCCTGTACGACACCGCGCTCGCCGCCTACCTGGCGGTGCAGAAGGACTGGGAACCCGGCCGGGTCAACTCGGTGGTGCTCTTCACCGACGGTCAGAACGAGGACAACGAGGGCCTCGACCAGGACCAGCTCCTCGCCGAGCTGAAGAAGGCCGCCGATCCGGAGCGGCCGGTCCAGGTGGTGATCGTCGGCATCGGCGACGGGGTGAGCCAGGCCGAGCTGGAGGCCATCACCAAGGTCACCGGCGGTGGGGTGTTCGTCACCGAGGACCCGGCCAAGATCGGTGACATCTTCCTGCAGGCGATCGCCCTCCGACCCCCGGCGACCCGCTGA
- a CDS encoding DUF742 domain-containing protein, with the protein MRADAGGPHHDWLDEDAGPVVRPYAVTGGRVEPVAGGFDLVAFVVAAAPRDRAAGPPLNPEHQAIIDAAQQPISVAELASHLNLAVGVIRVLLGDLLAADLIAMYEPPASRQFPHDDILKAVVNGLRAL; encoded by the coding sequence ATGCGGGCTGACGCCGGCGGGCCGCACCACGACTGGCTGGACGAGGACGCCGGGCCGGTCGTCCGACCGTACGCGGTCACCGGGGGCCGGGTGGAGCCGGTCGCCGGCGGCTTCGACCTGGTCGCGTTCGTGGTGGCCGCCGCCCCCCGGGACCGGGCGGCGGGTCCGCCGCTCAACCCGGAACACCAGGCGATCATCGACGCGGCGCAGCAGCCGATCTCCGTCGCCGAACTGGCCTCCCACCTGAACCTGGCGGTCGGGGTGATCCGGGTGCTCCTCGGCGACCTGCTCGCCGCCGACCTCATCGCGATGTACGAACCCCCGGCATCGCGGCAGTTCCCCCACGACGACATCCTCAAGGCGGTGGTCAATGGACTCCGTGCGCTCTGA
- a CDS encoding glycosyltransferase family 2 protein — protein MNRPDASVVIVSYNTRELTLNCLRSLLASRTPDVTFDVTVVDNASADDSAGAIAAAFPEVRLIRLAENVGWGRAVNRGAVASTGEYLLLLNPDTTPVGHPVTELVIFAGQHPGHGLYTGRTLNPDGTDDTYSCWGLPTLWSQFTFASGLSTAFPGRRWANPEGLPDYDRRSVREVPAVSGCLMFVTRELFNRLGGFDPQYFLYSDDIDICARAGAAGARPLLNPGTAVMHVGGASSSSEGQRVKILRGKATYLRRHWSAPRARLGLGLLAAGVGLRALGQRVLGRGRARGVDWNVVWAQRGVWSGGWPAVDEPRPPLTAHTEPAPAAGIA, from the coding sequence ATGAACCGGCCGGACGCCTCGGTGGTGATCGTCTCGTACAACACCCGCGAACTGACCCTGAACTGCCTGCGGTCACTACTGGCCAGCCGGACGCCGGACGTGACCTTCGACGTGACCGTCGTCGACAACGCGTCGGCCGACGATTCGGCCGGGGCCATCGCCGCCGCCTTCCCGGAGGTCCGACTGATCCGGCTGGCCGAGAACGTGGGGTGGGGCCGGGCGGTGAACCGGGGCGCGGTCGCCAGCACCGGCGAGTACCTGCTGCTGCTCAACCCGGACACCACGCCGGTCGGGCACCCGGTGACCGAGCTGGTCATCTTCGCCGGGCAGCACCCGGGACACGGCCTCTACACCGGTCGCACCCTGAACCCCGACGGTACGGACGACACCTACTCCTGCTGGGGTCTACCGACGCTGTGGAGCCAGTTCACCTTCGCCAGCGGACTCTCCACCGCCTTCCCCGGGCGGCGGTGGGCCAACCCGGAAGGGCTGCCCGACTACGACCGGCGCAGCGTACGCGAGGTGCCCGCCGTCTCCGGCTGCCTGATGTTCGTGACCCGCGAGCTCTTCAACCGGCTCGGCGGATTCGACCCGCAGTACTTCCTCTACAGCGACGACATCGACATCTGCGCCCGGGCCGGCGCCGCCGGGGCCCGACCGCTGCTCAACCCCGGTACGGCGGTGATGCACGTCGGTGGGGCCTCGTCCAGCTCCGAGGGGCAGCGGGTGAAGATCCTCCGGGGTAAGGCGACCTACCTGCGTCGGCACTGGTCGGCGCCGCGGGCCCGGCTCGGACTGGGCCTGCTCGCCGCCGGGGTGGGGCTGCGGGCGCTGGGGCAGCGCGTGCTGGGGCGCGGCCGGGCGCGCGGCGTGGACTGGAACGTGGTCTGGGCACAGCGCGGGGTCTGGTCCGGCGGCTGGCCGGCCGTGGACGAACCCCGCCCGCCCCTGACCGCCCACACCGAACCCGCGCCGGCCGCCGGCATCGCCTGA
- a CDS encoding sugar transferase: MSPATIPPESTPAGSRSASRALQRTYVRGLLALDTVVLGLAVVCGYLLRFGADEPRGSGVLYLFVAPGLVLAWLSSLKVLRCYDDRVLGYGADEYRRVVSASLRLAGAIAITGYVANLDVSRGFLAISFAVGTLGLVTARFGARKLLHRARSRGGGWSRRVLVVGDIAHILELVHTLRREPYAGYQVVGACIPDALLAPVPQRLGDVPVVGSFRAIPDAAAAIGADTVAVTASGELTATRLRRLGWQLEGTDIDLVLAPALTDVAGPRIHTQPVAGLPLIHVEAPEFRGARKLIKGFVDRALSLAALTIASPVLLLIALVIKLDSKGPVIFRQIRVGQGGREFGVYKFRTMVVNADALLAELAARNETDGLMFKMRDDPRITRVGRFLRRWSVDELPQLANVLFGHMSLVGPRPPLPSEVARYDGDVARRLLVKPGMTGLWQVSGRSDLSWEDGIRLDLYYVENWSLAADLTILWKTVGAVLGSRGAY; the protein is encoded by the coding sequence CTGAGCCCTGCGACGATACCCCCGGAGTCCACTCCGGCGGGGTCCCGGAGCGCGTCCCGGGCGCTGCAGCGCACCTATGTGCGTGGCCTGCTCGCCCTGGACACGGTCGTGCTGGGACTCGCGGTGGTCTGTGGCTACCTGCTGCGGTTCGGCGCCGACGAACCGCGCGGTTCGGGCGTGCTCTACCTGTTCGTGGCCCCCGGCCTGGTCCTGGCCTGGCTGTCCTCCCTCAAGGTGCTGCGCTGCTACGACGACCGGGTGCTCGGGTACGGTGCCGACGAGTACCGGCGGGTGGTCTCCGCCAGCCTCCGGCTCGCCGGTGCGATCGCCATCACCGGTTACGTGGCCAACCTGGACGTCTCCCGGGGCTTCCTCGCCATCTCCTTCGCGGTCGGCACCCTCGGCCTGGTGACCGCCCGGTTCGGCGCCCGCAAGCTGCTGCACCGCGCCCGGTCCCGGGGCGGTGGCTGGTCCCGCCGGGTGCTGGTGGTGGGCGACATCGCACACATCCTGGAACTGGTGCACACCCTGCGCCGCGAACCGTACGCCGGCTACCAGGTGGTCGGCGCCTGCATCCCGGACGCGCTGCTCGCGCCGGTGCCGCAGCGCCTCGGCGACGTGCCGGTGGTCGGCTCGTTCCGGGCGATCCCGGACGCCGCGGCGGCGATCGGGGCGGACACGGTCGCGGTCACCGCCTCCGGCGAGCTCACCGCCACCCGGCTGCGCCGGCTCGGCTGGCAGTTGGAGGGCACCGACATCGATCTGGTGCTGGCTCCGGCGTTGACCGACGTGGCCGGGCCGCGGATCCACACCCAGCCGGTCGCCGGCCTGCCACTGATCCACGTCGAGGCGCCGGAGTTCCGGGGGGCCCGCAAGCTGATCAAGGGCTTCGTCGACCGTGCGCTGTCGCTGGCCGCCCTCACCATCGCCTCGCCGGTGCTGCTCCTGATCGCCCTGGTCATCAAGTTGGACAGCAAGGGGCCGGTGATTTTCCGGCAGATCCGGGTCGGACAGGGCGGCCGGGAGTTCGGCGTCTACAAGTTCCGCACCATGGTGGTGAACGCCGACGCCCTGCTGGCCGAGTTGGCGGCGCGCAACGAGACCGACGGGCTGATGTTCAAGATGCGCGACGACCCGCGGATCACCCGGGTCGGCCGGTTCCTGCGCCGGTGGTCGGTGGACGAACTGCCGCAGCTGGCCAACGTGCTGTTCGGGCACATGAGCCTGGTCGGGCCGCGCCCGCCGCTGCCGTCCGAGGTGGCCCGCTACGACGGTGACGTGGCGCGCCGGCTGCTGGTCAAGCCCGGCATGACCGGCCTCTGGCAGGTCAGCGGCCGGTCGGACCTGAGCTGGGAGGACGGCATCCGGCTGGACCTCTACTACGTGGAGAACTGGTCGCTCGCCGCCGACCTCACGATCCTCTGGAAGACGGTCGGCGCCGTGCTCGGCAGCCGCGGCGCCTACTGA
- a CDS encoding LUD domain-containing protein: MARADLGDGGRRPAGDSAREAIMARLRAADPAGGPVPVPVPRDYADPTDPTGRTDPTGRTDPTGRTDPTTTPAPAPSGTGELIELLTDRLLDYRATVRRCAPDTLAGTLAELLTGVPLLAVPPGVPDGWLTAYPGSVHRDGTPRPLTVADLDRPGLAVLTGCAVAIAATGTLILAAGPDQGRRLLTLVPDRHVCVVRTGQIVAGVPAALRRLTDPTRPLTMVSGPSATSDIELDRVEGVHGPRRLDVLLVDGPAAR; encoded by the coding sequence ATGGCCAGGGCTGACCTGGGCGACGGCGGCCGGCGACCGGCCGGCGACTCGGCCCGGGAGGCGATCATGGCGCGGCTGCGGGCCGCCGATCCGGCCGGCGGGCCGGTGCCGGTTCCGGTCCCCCGCGACTACGCCGACCCGACCGACCCGACCGGCCGGACCGACCCGACCGGCCGGACCGACCCGACCGGCCGGACCGACCCGACCACCACACCGGCGCCGGCACCTTCCGGCACCGGCGAGCTGATCGAGCTGCTGACGGATCGGCTGCTCGACTACCGGGCCACCGTCCGCCGCTGCGCTCCCGACACGCTCGCCGGCACGCTCGCCGAACTGCTGACCGGCGTACCGCTGTTGGCGGTGCCGCCCGGGGTGCCGGACGGCTGGCTCACCGCGTACCCGGGCTCGGTGCACCGGGACGGCACGCCGCGCCCCCTGACGGTGGCCGACCTGGACCGGCCGGGGCTCGCCGTGTTGACCGGCTGCGCGGTCGCGATCGCGGCGACCGGGACGCTGATCCTGGCCGCCGGGCCGGACCAGGGCCGCCGGCTGCTCACCCTGGTGCCCGATCGGCACGTCTGTGTGGTCCGCACCGGCCAGATCGTCGCGGGCGTGCCGGCCGCGCTGCGCCGGCTCACCGACCCGACCCGGCCGCTGACCATGGTCTCCGGCCCCTCGGCCACCAGCGACATCGAACTCGACCGGGTCGAGGGGGTGCACGGTCCGCGCCGGCTGGACGTCCTACTTGTCGACGGGCCGGCGGCGCGGTAG
- a CDS encoding ATP/GTP-binding protein, producing MDSVRSDRNGSTAVRVPLALKILIAGGFGVGKTTLVGSVSEIRPLQTEEVLTDAGVGTDDISGVEGKNTTTVAMDFGRITINDDLQVYLFGTPGQDRFWFLWDELAFGALGAVVLADTRRLADCFPSVDYFEQRGTPFVVGVNCFDGAQRFSPEAVRKALDLDPDVPVVLCDARSRQSGKNVLIALVEHVAQRRGNPQPVG from the coding sequence ATGGACTCCGTGCGCTCTGATCGCAACGGCAGTACGGCGGTGCGGGTGCCGCTGGCCCTGAAGATCCTGATCGCGGGCGGGTTCGGGGTGGGCAAGACCACGCTTGTCGGCTCGGTCAGCGAGATCCGTCCGCTGCAGACCGAGGAGGTGCTCACCGACGCCGGAGTCGGCACCGACGACATCTCGGGGGTGGAGGGCAAGAACACCACCACCGTGGCGATGGACTTCGGTCGGATCACCATCAACGACGACCTGCAGGTCTACCTGTTCGGGACGCCGGGACAGGACCGGTTCTGGTTCCTCTGGGACGAGTTGGCGTTCGGCGCGCTGGGCGCGGTGGTGCTCGCCGACACCCGCCGGCTGGCCGACTGCTTCCCGTCGGTGGACTACTTCGAGCAGCGCGGCACCCCGTTCGTGGTCGGAGTCAACTGCTTCGACGGGGCGCAGCGGTTCAGCCCGGAGGCGGTCCGCAAGGCACTTGACCTGGACCCGGACGTACCGGTGGTGCTCTGCGACGCGCGCAGTCGCCAGTCCGGCAAGAACGTCCTCATCGCCCTGGTCGAGCACGTCGCGCAGCGGCGGGGGAATCCGCAGCCGGTCGGCTGA
- a CDS encoding GntR family transcriptional regulator — MRVTLRPARRVTLADDVYEALRALLMDHAVAPGERVNIDALARRLEVSPTPVREALARLEADGLVRKRPLAGYTAAPLLTRAEFEELVEMRLILETAAARLVAERAAGGGLADEPSRLRREAVLPGPAPTPSTGPTGFAAIADFTTRDARFHHLIAEQSGNRMLHEAVVRLRAHLHLFRLHFPTAHYGTSGREHLLIVDAIAAGEPAAAAAAMRAHLLAARDRHLPFFDQTAAGRAGG; from the coding sequence ATGCGGGTTACGCTGCGACCGGCGCGCCGGGTCACCCTCGCCGACGACGTGTACGAAGCGCTGCGCGCCCTGCTGATGGACCACGCCGTCGCCCCCGGCGAGCGGGTGAACATCGACGCCCTGGCCCGGCGGCTGGAGGTGTCACCCACCCCGGTACGGGAGGCCCTGGCCCGGCTGGAGGCCGACGGACTGGTACGCAAGCGGCCCCTCGCCGGCTACACCGCGGCTCCCCTGCTCACCCGCGCCGAATTCGAGGAACTGGTCGAGATGCGGTTGATCCTGGAGACCGCCGCCGCCCGGCTGGTCGCCGAACGCGCCGCCGGCGGAGGGCTCGCCGACGAGCCGTCCCGATTGCGCCGGGAGGCCGTCCTGCCCGGCCCCGCACCCACCCCGTCGACCGGACCCACCGGGTTCGCCGCGATCGCCGACTTCACCACGCGGGACGCCCGGTTCCACCACCTGATCGCCGAGCAGTCCGGCAACCGCATGCTGCACGAGGCGGTGGTCCGGCTCCGCGCCCACCTGCACCTGTTCCGACTGCACTTCCCCACCGCCCATTACGGCACCAGCGGCCGGGAACACCTGCTCATCGTGGACGCGATCGCCGCCGGCGAGCCGGCGGCCGCGGCGGCCGCGATGCGCGCCCACCTGCTCGCCGCCCGCGACCGGCACCTGCCGTTCTTCGACCAGACCGCCGCCGGCCGGGCCGGTGGGTGA